The Muricauda sp. SCSIO 65647 genome includes a region encoding these proteins:
- a CDS encoding RNA polymerase sigma factor: MGKTDTLQEIIIKAKAGNQIAFSTLLDTFWNDVYAFQFVRTKNENDAEDITIRTFSRAFDKIDTYDDTYEFKTWLIAISKNLHVDLIRKRKRNILAETETHSEEMKKILDESPSVEDQLIIEQNLANLLRHIKKLKPHYQEVINLRYFNELSYADIATALDEPVNNVKVKLLRARKLLAEIIKKSNNSLD; the protein is encoded by the coding sequence TTGGGCAAGACCGACACTTTACAAGAAATTATAATTAAGGCAAAGGCAGGCAACCAAATTGCTTTCAGCACCCTTTTGGATACTTTTTGGAACGACGTGTATGCCTTTCAATTCGTCCGCACTAAAAACGAAAATGATGCCGAAGACATCACCATTCGTACTTTTTCAAGGGCTTTCGACAAAATTGATACTTATGATGATACGTATGAGTTCAAAACATGGCTTATTGCCATTTCAAAGAACCTGCATGTAGATCTCATCAGAAAAAGAAAAAGAAACATTCTCGCCGAGACCGAAACGCATAGTGAAGAAATGAAAAAAATACTTGATGAGAGCCCATCGGTAGAGGATCAATTGATTATCGAACAGAATCTCGCCAATCTATTGCGGCATATAAAAAAGCTGAAACCACACTATCAAGAGGTCATCAATCTTCGCTACTTCAACGAATTGAGCTATGCCGACATTGCAACAGCACTCGATGAGCCAGTCAATAATGTAAAGGTGAAGCTGTTACGGGCGCGAAAACTATTGGCTGAAATTATCAAAAAGAGCAACAATTCGCTTGATTAA